A portion of the Spirochaetales bacterium genome contains these proteins:
- a CDS encoding LptF/LptG family permease, which yields MKTLHAMVLRIFFPVFFGTIFFFVFVFQLMDVFSNIVRYLTKDVGMAEIGLIALYYIPKCIVYSLPIGLLFSITFTMGNFYMNNELISIYGSGISLYRLVIPFIVLSILLSIFMFFFEEKVAIHTIKTKNSLYKQALDLPEPLSDHNVAVKSADNRIVYQANFYNDKQKVLSGLTILIRDASCRLERRIEAETAEWNGTNWELQKCRIYIWDAERRQFDEQTVQHMDGTDFVEKPDVFQKLTRNIDEMEYTDAYEWIESLKKAGRPYQSALSEYYKKFSFSLTPIIVALISCSVGGILKKNVLLMSLFLSICIVVVYYVTQMLSMTLASYGYIPPEAGAWSAFVIFSGIGILLLRLTKT from the coding sequence ATGAAAACACTGCACGCGATGGTACTCCGGATATTTTTTCCGGTCTTTTTCGGCACGATATTTTTCTTTGTCTTCGTTTTTCAGCTTATGGATGTTTTTTCCAATATCGTCAGGTACCTGACGAAGGATGTCGGTATGGCTGAAATCGGATTGATCGCGCTTTATTATATTCCGAAATGTATCGTCTACTCGCTTCCCATCGGCCTTCTCTTTTCCATTACATTCACTATGGGTAATTTTTATATGAACAACGAGTTGATTTCAATATACGGGTCGGGAATCAGTCTTTACAGACTCGTGATCCCGTTTATCGTCCTATCGATTCTGTTGAGCATATTCATGTTTTTCTTTGAGGAAAAAGTCGCGATCCATACGATCAAAACCAAAAACTCCCTGTATAAACAGGCCCTCGACCTGCCCGAACCCTTAAGCGATCATAATGTAGCGGTTAAATCCGCCGACAACCGAATCGTCTATCAGGCAAATTTTTATAATGACAAACAGAAAGTTCTCTCCGGGCTTACCATTCTCATTCGGGACGCCTCATGCCGCCTCGAGAGGCGGATCGAAGCGGAAACGGCGGAATGGAACGGGACGAACTGGGAACTTCAAAAATGCAGGATATATATCTGGGATGCGGAGCGAAGGCAGTTCGATGAACAAACCGTCCAGCACATGGATGGAACCGATTTTGTGGAAAAACCGGATGTTTTTCAAAAATTGACGAGGAATATCGATGAGATGGAATATACGGACGCCTATGAATGGATCGAATCACTCAAAAAAGCGGGGAGACCATATCAGAGCGCATTGAGCGAATACTACAAGAAGTTCTCATTTTCACTTACACCGATCATCGTCGCGCTTATTTCGTGTTCCGTCGGCGGTATACTCAAAAAGAATGTCCTTCTGATGAGTCTCTTTCTTTCGATCTGTATCGTCGTCGTTTACTATGTAACCCAGATGCTTTCGATGACACTGGCAAGTTACGGATATATTCCTCCCGAGGCCGGCGCATGGAGCGCGTTCGTTATCTTCAGCGGTATCGGCATATTGTTGTTGCGCCTCACAAAAACATAG